A window of Sedimentibacter sp. MB31-C6 genomic DNA:
TTCCTCCAAGTATTTCAATGATTATGTACTGTGTGGTTACAGGTGCATCTGTAGGGGATTTGTTTAAGGCAGGGGTGTTGCCGGGTGTAATAATTTTAATGTTTTTCTCTATTTATAACTATATTAATGCTAAACGAAAAAAAATAGCAAGAAGAAAGAAATTTAACGCTAGTGAACGATTAGCAGCATTTAAAAAATCAATTGGCGCATTAGGATTTCCTTTAATTATATTCGCAGGTATTTATTCTGGAATGTTTAGTCCTACTGAAGCAGCTGCAATAGGGGTATTATATGCAACTATATTAGAAGTTTTTATTTATAAGTCAATAAAATTTAAAGATTTCAAAAATATTGCTCTTTCTACTGCCGTAGTAACAACAGCAGTATTTATATTAGTAGCAGCAGGATGTTTATTTTCATGGGCTATATCATACGCCAGGATACCACAGATTATTACTGAATCAATATTAGGTCCAAATCCTACAGCATTAATGGTCTTAATAACTGTATCAATAGCATTTTTTATTGCAGGTATGTTTGTAGATTCTATTGTTGCAATAGTAATATTGACACCTATATTTTTCCCACTGGCTATTCAAGCAGGAATTCATCCAATTCAAATGGGAATTATTGTAACGCTACAAGCAGCAATTGCTTCTATAAGTCCTCCATTTGGATGTAATATTTTTACTGCTAGTGCAATATGGGATGTTCCTTTTATAAAGGTAGTTAGAAGACTTCC
This region includes:
- a CDS encoding TRAP transporter large permease, with product MLWMLMGIMFLLFVLNFPMYISMIVAPLAVIICYFPNLGPQLATQQLIAGVSTQVLLAVPMFIFAADIMSAGETSNRLLDIVDAFVGHIHGGMAITTAAACTLFGAISGSTQATVVAIGKPMRNRLVSSGYEDEDTTALIISSSIIALLIPPSISMIMYCVVTGASVGDLFKAGVLPGVIILMFFSIYNYINAKRKKIARRKKFNASERLAAFKKSIGALGFPLIIFAGIYSGMFSPTEAAAIGVLYATILEVFIYKSIKFKDFKNIALSTAVVTTAVFILVAAGCLFSWAISYARIPQIITESILGPNPTALMVLITVSIAFFIAGMFVDSIVAIVILTPIFFPLAIQAGIHPIQMGIIVTLQAAIASISPPFGCNIFTASAIWDVPFIKVVRRLPAYLIMLIVISILIIAFPEISLISVK